The following coding sequences lie in one Ostrea edulis chromosome 8, xbOstEdul1.1, whole genome shotgun sequence genomic window:
- the LOC130049739 gene encoding uncharacterized protein LOC130049739 — translation MEDAEKLKIIADKYQQGLVLKEKQIAALTHIEKHKGDLLVNLPVGYGKSIIYHLLPALLKSDELPTPVIIVISPLNIIQKDQMTSLLDHGVSACRVNIKTCIEETTDDAEKQNYGADMDDTVQNIASGKYSIILCHPEAILNTAKGKELLSNERFKENVAAVVVDECHILEKW, via the coding sequence ATGGAGGACGcggaaaaattaaaaataatcgCCGACAAATATCAACAGGGTTTGGTTctcaaagaaaaacaaattgcaGCTTTGACCCACATAGAGAAACATAAAGGTGATCTGCTTGTAAACCTTCCTGTGGGGTATGGTAAAAGCATCATTTACCACCTTCTGCCGGCTTTATTAAAGTCAGACGAGCTACCAACACCGGTGATAATCGTAATCTCACCTTTAAACATAATTCAAAAGGATCAGATGACATCCCTGTTAGACCATGGTGTCAGCGCATGCAGAGTTAATATCAAAACCTGTATTGAAGAAACTACAGATGATGCTGAGAAGCAGAACTATGGTGCAGATATGGATGATACTGTTCAAAATATTGCTAGTGGAAAGTATTCAATAATTCTGTGTCACCCTGAAGCCATATTAAACACTGCAAAAGGCAAAGAACTTCTTTCCAACGAACGGTTTAAGGAGAATGTGGCAGCAGTTGTTGTTGATGAGTGTCACATTCTTGAGAAATGGTAA